A single Carnobacterium alterfunditum DSM 5972 DNA region contains:
- the whiA gene encoding DNA-binding protein WhiA: MSYASEVKKELTQLEVHREHAKAELAALIRMNGTVGLVDKKFILNIQTENAAIARRIYVLLKDHFDVESELLVRRKMKLKKNNVYVVRLKHGTQEVLSDLSIMEGMFLHSHVSDEVIGNTQKVKSYLRGAFLAGGSVNNPETSRYHLEIYSSYEEHNDDICQMMNQFNMNARTLERRNGYITYLKEAEKIADFLALIGATSGMLKFEDVRIIRDMRNSVNRLVNCENANLNKTIDAAGKQIESIKFIDARIGLDKIPVKLREIALVRLENPEVTLKELGEMIPSGTISKSGINHRLRKLNEMAEKLRSKDLAKIDKRN, encoded by the coding sequence ATGTCTTATGCTTCAGAGGTGAAGAAAGAATTAACGCAATTAGAAGTTCACAGAGAGCATGCTAAAGCTGAATTAGCTGCGTTGATTCGTATGAATGGAACAGTTGGTTTGGTCGACAAAAAATTTATTTTAAATATTCAAACTGAGAATGCAGCAATTGCACGTAGAATTTATGTTTTATTAAAAGATCATTTTGATGTTGAAAGTGAACTGTTGGTTCGCCGGAAGATGAAATTAAAAAAAAATAATGTTTATGTCGTACGATTAAAACATGGAACTCAAGAAGTTCTTTCAGATTTATCAATTATGGAGGGAATGTTTTTGCATAGCCATGTTTCAGATGAAGTGATAGGCAATACACAAAAAGTCAAATCTTATCTACGCGGCGCATTTTTAGCGGGAGGATCGGTCAATAATCCAGAAACGAGTCGTTACCATCTTGAAATCTACTCAAGTTACGAGGAACATAATGATGATATCTGTCAAATGATGAATCAATTTAATATGAATGCTCGCACATTAGAAAGACGTAATGGATACATCACCTATTTGAAAGAAGCAGAAAAGATTGCCGATTTTTTAGCCTTGATTGGGGCAACTAGTGGTATGCTTAAATTTGAAGATGTTCGTATTATCAGAGATATGAGAAATTCGGTCAATCGTTTAGTTAACTGCGAAAATGCTAATTTAAATAAGACGATCGATGCTGCAGGTAAACAAATCGAAAGCATCAAGTTTATTGATGCTAGAATTGGATTAGATAAGATTCCAGTAAAATTAAGAGAAATCGCGCTTGTTCGTTTAGAAAATCCAGAAGTAACTTTAAAAGAATTAGGAGAAATGATCCCGAGCGGAACGATCAGCAAGTCTGGGATCAATCATCGATTACGCAAGTTAAACGAAATGGCAGAAAAATTAAGATCTAAAGACCTCGCGAAAATTGACAAAAGGAACTGA
- a CDS encoding sugar-binding transcriptional regulator — translation MQSVVSVIEEVIPDIMYTLQNRYHILRNVFLLGPVGRRVLADRMGITERVLRTESEGLKKQELIKTSKMGMELTEKGETVYHQLDQLMGQLLGMREKEKQLASYLEIEQCVIISGDIDDQPKLREEIGRAAMEALNFLLPEGDNIIAVMGGTTMAEVANQMNETLSRKRKLLFVPARGGLGESLNIQANSITSLMAQRTGGENRVLYVPEQVSEETYKPLLQEPGIKKTLKLVNDANCVLFGIGDAKLMAERRGMNEDVLALIKNKAAVGEAFGEFYDQSGEVVYKIPRIGMQSKNLANIASVIAVAGGKSKAKAIEAYMKKAPGHTWLITDEGAANEILTGITL, via the coding sequence ATGCAAAGCGTAGTATCCGTTATTGAAGAAGTCATTCCAGACATCATGTATACACTTCAGAATCGTTACCATATTTTGCGCAATGTTTTTTTATTAGGTCCGGTGGGCAGAAGAGTTTTAGCTGATCGTATGGGAATCACAGAACGTGTTTTACGTACAGAATCAGAAGGCCTTAAGAAGCAAGAGCTAATAAAAACTTCAAAAATGGGAATGGAATTAACTGAAAAAGGCGAAACCGTTTACCACCAATTAGACCAATTAATGGGTCAATTATTGGGAATGAGAGAGAAAGAAAAACAACTTGCCTCTTATTTGGAAATAGAACAATGTGTGATAATTTCCGGTGATATAGACGATCAGCCCAAATTACGTGAGGAAATAGGCCGTGCTGCAATGGAAGCTTTGAACTTTTTGCTTCCGGAAGGCGATAATATTATTGCTGTAATGGGCGGTACAACTATGGCAGAAGTGGCAAATCAAATGAATGAAACTCTTTCTCGAAAAAGAAAGCTGCTATTTGTTCCAGCTCGAGGCGGCTTAGGAGAATCACTTAATATACAAGCGAATTCGATCACTTCTTTGATGGCACAAAGGACAGGCGGCGAAAACCGTGTTCTGTATGTTCCGGAACAAGTAAGTGAAGAAACATATAAACCGCTCTTGCAAGAACCTGGAATCAAAAAAACGCTTAAGTTAGTAAATGATGCGAATTGTGTTTTGTTTGGTATCGGTGATGCAAAGCTTATGGCGGAACGCAGAGGAATGAATGAAGATGTTCTAGCTCTGATTAAAAATAAAGCGGCAGTTGGAGAAGCGTTTGGAGAATTTTACGATCAGTCTGGTGAAGTGGTATATAAAATACCCCGAATTGGAATGCAGTCAAAAAACCTGGCAAACATTGCTAGTGTGATTGCTGTAGCTGGTGGAAAATCCAAAGCTAAAGCAATTGAAGCTTACATGAAAAAAGCACCCGGTCATACGTGGTTGATCACAGATGAAGGTGCTGCTAATGAGATTTTAACAGGGATAACCCTTTAA
- a CDS encoding thioredoxin domain-containing protein, translating into MDVSNIKSDKVNTTTGIKVGSESAPVKVIEFINLACPYCKIWYEDSKDLLTEYVFAGKVQRIIKHFDKETAGLRKGNVLHQYLDYSDPEKALEEIDFFFAHQKEWGRLTNSDEIAAYAVEKRNLTLQSNGTKVKEIVQEANGAEIVLVPTVFIEEDIFDENIKQQELKGLIKARIEQV; encoded by the coding sequence ATGGATGTCAGCAATATAAAATCGGACAAGGTCAATACAACCACTGGAATTAAGGTTGGAAGTGAAAGTGCTCCAGTTAAAGTAATCGAATTTATTAACTTGGCATGCCCGTATTGTAAAATATGGTATGAGGATTCAAAAGATCTATTAACTGAGTATGTCTTTGCAGGTAAAGTACAGCGAATAATCAAACATTTTGATAAAGAAACAGCGGGGTTGAGAAAAGGAAATGTTCTGCATCAATATTTAGACTACTCTGATCCTGAGAAGGCACTTGAAGAAATAGATTTCTTTTTTGCTCACCAAAAAGAGTGGGGAAGATTAACGAATTCTGATGAGATCGCAGCATATGCAGTCGAAAAAAGAAACTTAACGCTTCAATCAAATGGAACTAAGGTTAAAGAAATCGTACAAGAAGCAAACGGAGCAGAGATTGTATTGGTTCCTACAGTTTTTATTGAAGAAGATATTTTTGATGAGAATATCAAACAACAAGAACTTAAAGGCTTGATCAAAGCGCGTATTGAACAAGTGTAG
- a CDS encoding gluconeogenesis factor YvcK family protein, whose product MIQERKKNRPKIVVIGGGTGLPVILKGLKSKQADLTAVVTVADDGGSSGTLRNYANIVPPGDIRNVLISLSNIPISQKDIFQYRFDTHDNFLAGHSIGNLIIAAMSEMRGSIFEAIQLLSKMMMVDGHVYPAAEEALILHAIFEDGSKIAGESKIAIERKKIERVYITTAEDDHAAKASRKVIAAIHDADMVVLGPGSLFTSILPNLMIEDLGKAVTETKAKVVYICNIMTQLGETENFTDADHVSVLHKHLGEKFIDTVLVNIGEVPENYIDAERYNEYLVQVTHDFKKLAEEVPSIISDDFLELRDQGVFHNREKVVDELFKIAFDNRRLERKNS is encoded by the coding sequence ATGATACAAGAAAGAAAAAAAAACAGGCCTAAAATAGTTGTCATTGGCGGAGGTACTGGGTTACCTGTTATTCTGAAGGGCCTTAAATCAAAGCAAGCAGATCTAACGGCGGTTGTAACAGTAGCGGATGATGGAGGAAGCAGCGGAACACTGAGGAATTATGCCAACATTGTTCCGCCAGGAGATATTCGCAATGTTTTAATTTCACTCTCCAATATTCCAATATCACAAAAAGATATTTTTCAGTATCGATTTGATACGCATGATAATTTTTTAGCTGGACATTCAATAGGGAATTTAATTATTGCTGCAATGTCCGAAATGAGAGGAAGTATTTTTGAAGCAATCCAATTGTTGTCTAAAATGATGATGGTAGATGGCCATGTTTATCCAGCGGCAGAAGAAGCTTTGATTTTGCATGCTATTTTTGAAGATGGATCTAAAATAGCAGGAGAATCTAAAATTGCAATCGAAAGAAAAAAAATAGAACGAGTGTATATAACGACAGCAGAAGATGACCACGCAGCCAAAGCTTCTAGAAAAGTGATCGCTGCTATTCATGATGCAGATATGGTTGTATTAGGTCCGGGAAGCTTATTTACGAGTATCTTACCTAATTTAATGATTGAAGATTTAGGGAAAGCAGTCACAGAAACAAAAGCAAAAGTAGTCTACATTTGTAACATAATGACTCAATTAGGTGAAACAGAGAATTTTACTGATGCAGATCATGTCAGCGTATTGCATAAGCACTTGGGTGAAAAATTTATTGATACAGTTTTGGTCAATATCGGTGAAGTACCAGAAAATTATATCGATGCTGAACGCTACAATGAATATTTAGTACAAGTAACACATGATTTTAAAAAACTTGCTGAGGAAGTTCCTTCTATTATATCGGATGATTTTCTTGAATTAAGAGATCAAGGAGTTTTCCACAATAGGGAAAAAGTTGTGGATGAATTATTTAAAATAGCTTTCGATAATAGACGCTTAGAAAGAAAAAATAGTTAG
- the clpP gene encoding ATP-dependent Clp endopeptidase proteolytic subunit ClpP produces MNLVPTVIEQSSRGERAYDIYSRLLKDRIIMLSGPVDDDLANAVIAQLLFLDAQDSEKDIYIYINSPGGSVTAGLAIFDTMNFIKADVQTIAMGMAASMGSFLLTAGTKGKRYALPNAEIMIHQPSGGSQGQATEIEIAARHILKTRERLNKILSERTGQPIEVIQSDTDRDNYMSAEDAKAYGLIDEIMENSAALSK; encoded by the coding sequence ATGAACTTAGTCCCTACAGTAATCGAACAGTCATCAAGAGGTGAACGTGCCTATGATATTTATTCTCGTCTTTTAAAAGACCGTATTATTATGTTAAGTGGTCCAGTAGATGATGATCTTGCAAATGCTGTAATCGCTCAGCTGTTATTTTTAGATGCACAAGATTCTGAAAAAGATATTTATATTTACATCAATTCACCAGGAGGCAGTGTAACTGCTGGATTAGCAATTTTCGATACAATGAACTTTATCAAAGCAGATGTCCAAACGATAGCAATGGGTATGGCTGCGTCAATGGGAAGTTTCTTATTAACAGCTGGTACAAAAGGTAAACGTTATGCTTTGCCAAATGCTGAAATCATGATCCATCAACCATCAGGCGGATCACAAGGACAAGCAACAGAAATTGAAATTGCTGCCCGTCATATTTTGAAGACACGTGAACGTTTGAATAAAATTTTATCAGAACGTACAGGACAACCAATTGAAGTTATCCAAAGCGATACAGATAGAGACAATTATATGTCTGCAGAAGATGCAAAAGCATATGGTTTGATTGACGAAATTATGGAAAATAGTGCTGCTTTAAGCAAATAA